One segment of Alligator mississippiensis isolate rAllMis1 chromosome 13, rAllMis1, whole genome shotgun sequence DNA contains the following:
- the SLC66A1 gene encoding lysosomal amino acid transporter 1 homolog: MDSRVWQSQPVGNFSDCPNGSQWVWDVFDECAQDGLDIASIVLGLVSIVCFAAASFPQYYQACKTGNMDEALSIYFLLGWLAGDSFNLIGSFLADQLPLQTYTAIYYVSADLIMLSLYCYYKVRNQSRGFLAPINAVFAFIFLGTVSTTSLLGGGGSLAQETMVTMKGRTLLSAAADESGHEPFTKKEIIGFAIGSLSSLMYLLSRVPQIYTNFKRKSTAGVSYSLFALVMLGNTLYGVSVLLKNPDPGQTRGDYALHHLPWLIGSLGVLSLDIGISFQFLAYRNRRPSTREEREALLSS; this comes from the exons ATGGACTCCAGAGTTTGGCAGAGTCAACCAGTGGGGAACTTCTCGGACTGTCCAAACGGCTCCCAGTGGGTGTGGGATGTGTTCGATGAGTGTGCCCAGGATGGTTTGGACATCGCCAGCATTGTGTTGGGGCTGGTTTCCATCGTCTGCTTTGCGGCTGCTTCATTCCC CCAATATTACCAGGCTTGTAAAACCGGTAACATGGATGAGGCGCTCTCCATATACTTCCTGTTGGGATGGCTGGCTGGAGACTCCTTCAATCTGATAGGGTCGTTCCTGGCTGACCAGCTGCCGCTGCAG aCTTACACTGCCATCTACTACGTGTCAGCAGATCTGATCATGTTGTCTCTGTACTGCTACTACAAAGTCAGGAACCAGAGCCGAGGCT TCCTTGCTCCTATTAATGCCGTCTTTGCCTTCATCTTTCTGGGAACGGTGTCAACAACCTCCCTACTCGGTGGAGGTGGCTCCTTGGCTCAGGAAACAATGGTGACGATGAAAGGGAGGACACTTCTCTCTGCTGCAGCGGATGAGTCTGGGCACGAG CCTTTCACCAAGAAGGAAATCATTGGCTTCGCCATTGGCTCACTGTCCTCCTTGATGTATCTGTTGTCCCGAGTGCCGCAGATCTACACTAAT TTCAAAAGGAAGTCTACTGCAGGGGTGTCGTACTCCCTCTTTGCTCTAGTGATGCTGGGAAACACGCTGTATGGAGTGAGCGTGCTTCTGAAGAACCCCGACCCGGGGCAAACCAGAGGCGACTATGCCCTCCACCACCTCCCGTGGCTGATCGGCAGTCTGGGTGTCCTTTCTCTCGACATTGGT ATCTCCTTCCAGTTCCTTGCTTATCGGAACAGAAGACCTAGCACTCGAGAAGAGAGGGAGGCCCTTCTTAGCAGCTGA